The Sorangiineae bacterium MSr11367 genome window below encodes:
- a CDS encoding MFS transporter: protein MIRFLRDNPAFARLWAGQLLCQSSTRMFQIAIMWWVVGHAGSRPGLTGGLLLLAGVVPSIVLVNRIGRTVEKAPFRSLLLRCDFFAVAVSGVFGVLALIGQANIPLLFVVALLLATFQAFYDPALNRATPLLVDARSLEQAVAFRASTQSVANFTGAVVGAIVIGELGLGGMALLNAAGYAASFAFNRMLPRAEPEQPAAGEPPAEGGQPVVATDAPKEEGAWRSLRHFPDIRQLLFAFAVLNFFGMPTLIVLPTYVKWTLGGTANTLAMVEACLWLGLIAGTFGANKIPVAGKKAVGLSALCMALMGVSILVAGIAINTVIYCAVLIVYSAALGISNVKMVAWFQTNVPDSHKGRFFAAMQAVCTAAAPLAYAVFGQGLDTIGPPRACIVQAIGILLVSIWIYSISRRASLRPTETQLA, encoded by the coding sequence ATGATTCGTTTCCTTCGCGACAATCCTGCGTTCGCGCGCCTTTGGGCAGGCCAGTTGCTCTGCCAATCGTCGACGCGCATGTTCCAAATCGCCATCATGTGGTGGGTCGTCGGGCACGCAGGATCGCGGCCTGGGCTCACGGGTGGTCTGCTCTTGCTCGCGGGCGTCGTTCCGTCGATCGTACTCGTCAATCGAATCGGGCGCACGGTCGAGAAGGCGCCGTTTCGATCTCTCTTGCTCCGATGCGATTTCTTCGCGGTCGCCGTCTCGGGGGTATTTGGAGTCCTCGCGCTCATCGGGCAGGCGAACATCCCGCTGCTCTTCGTCGTTGCCCTGCTACTGGCGACCTTCCAGGCATTTTACGATCCGGCGCTCAACCGCGCCACGCCCTTGTTGGTCGACGCGCGGTCGCTCGAGCAGGCGGTGGCGTTTCGAGCAAGCACCCAATCCGTGGCGAATTTCACGGGCGCGGTGGTGGGCGCGATCGTCATCGGAGAACTCGGCCTGGGCGGCATGGCGCTCCTCAACGCGGCGGGCTACGCGGCGTCGTTTGCGTTCAATCGCATGCTGCCCCGCGCAGAGCCCGAGCAACCCGCGGCGGGCGAACCACCTGCCGAGGGCGGGCAACCCGTGGTGGCGACGGACGCTCCGAAAGAAGAAGGCGCCTGGCGGAGCCTCCGGCACTTTCCCGACATTCGGCAGCTTTTGTTCGCGTTTGCGGTTCTCAATTTCTTTGGAATGCCCACGCTCATCGTACTTCCGACCTACGTAAAGTGGACCCTCGGTGGAACGGCGAACACCCTGGCCATGGTGGAAGCGTGCCTTTGGCTTGGGTTGATCGCGGGCACTTTTGGGGCCAACAAGATTCCGGTCGCGGGCAAAAAGGCCGTGGGCCTCTCGGCGCTGTGCATGGCGCTCATGGGGGTGTCGATCCTCGTCGCCGGAATCGCGATCAACACGGTCATTTATTGCGCGGTACTGATTGTGTATTCCGCCGCGCTCGGCATCAGCAACGTCAAGATGGTGGCGTGGTTCCAAACCAACGTACCGGACTCGCACAAAGGCCGGTTTTTCGCGGCCATGCAGGCCGTCTGCACCGCCGCCGCCCCGCTGGCGTATGCCGTCTTCGGCCAGGGCCTCGATACCATCGGCCCGCCGCGCGCCTGCATCGTGCAAGCCATTGGCATTCTCCTCGTTAGCATCTGGATTTACTCGATCTCGCGACGCGCCAGCCTACGGCCGACCGAGACGCAGCTCGCCTAA
- a CDS encoding multidrug effflux MFS transporter: protein MSALIAITALAVDMSLPAQPALVRDFGVAADRAQLTLSAFLFGYAVGQLLVGYLADACGRRVVLLVGMGLFACAGFACAVSTGLSVLTGLRFVQGVGAASGTVVAQAMVRDAYSEAESARVFATLIAVLALAPMVAPLIGAWLLVHVGWRAIFATLGVCGVVLVAMTALTLGETLAKRQPSSPGAMVAAFARFFRTTGTRLPASVVALSFASQFAFISASPFLLLEGYGIEPSHFGFYFGATAMALMFGSVSGERLLARGLSPQRVVRLGAAVLLAGGVLVAILVHVPRFGVFALLGPMLVCFLGIGLVGPSATALAMGPVPEIAGTAAATLGFLEMTAGSLSGYLVTKLGIDVRAFGLTIAGLAFACACVVLRMHFAEREAQA, encoded by the coding sequence ATGTCGGCGCTCATCGCCATTACGGCGTTGGCCGTCGACATGAGCCTTCCTGCGCAGCCGGCCCTCGTGCGCGATTTCGGTGTCGCCGCCGATCGCGCGCAGCTCACCCTCAGCGCGTTTCTGTTTGGCTATGCCGTTGGGCAGCTCCTGGTGGGCTACCTTGCCGATGCCTGCGGACGGCGCGTGGTTCTGTTGGTGGGCATGGGCCTCTTCGCATGCGCCGGGTTCGCGTGCGCCGTGTCGACGGGGCTGAGCGTCTTGACGGGGTTGCGCTTCGTGCAGGGCGTGGGGGCGGCTTCCGGCACCGTGGTGGCGCAAGCCATGGTTCGCGATGCGTATTCGGAGGCCGAGTCCGCGCGCGTGTTTGCGACCCTCATCGCCGTTTTGGCGCTGGCACCCATGGTGGCGCCGCTCATCGGCGCATGGCTCTTGGTCCACGTCGGATGGCGGGCCATCTTCGCCACACTTGGTGTTTGCGGTGTGGTGCTCGTGGCGATGACGGCACTGACATTGGGGGAGACGCTTGCGAAACGCCAGCCATCGTCGCCTGGAGCGATGGTCGCGGCCTTCGCGCGGTTCTTTCGAACGACGGGCACACGGTTGCCCGCCTCGGTCGTCGCCCTGTCGTTCGCGTCTCAATTCGCGTTCATTTCGGCCTCGCCGTTCCTCCTCCTCGAGGGCTACGGGATCGAGCCCTCCCATTTTGGCTTCTATTTCGGCGCCACCGCGATGGCGCTCATGTTTGGCTCCGTTTCCGGAGAGCGACTTCTTGCGCGCGGGCTTTCCCCGCAGCGGGTGGTCCGCCTCGGGGCGGCCGTGCTCCTCGCCGGTGGCGTGCTCGTCGCCATTCTGGTGCATGTGCCCCGGTTTGGTGTCTTCGCGCTCCTCGGTCCGATGCTCGTCTGCTTTCTGGGAATCGGCCTCGTGGGACCGAGTGCGACCGCCCTCGCGATGGGGCCGGTCCCCGAGATCGCAGGCACGGCGGCGGCCACGCTCGGGTTTCTCGAGATGACGGCGGGCTCGCTCTCCGGCTACCTCGTGACCAAGTTGGGCATCGATGTCCGTGCCTTCGGGCTGACCATCGCAGGCCTAGCGTTTGCCTGTGCATGCGTCGTCCTGCGGATGCACTTTGCCGAGCGGGAAGCGCAGGCTTAA
- a CDS encoding non-ribosomal peptide synthetase: protein MLILKGPSRSLPPGIRSVRDLLDALFADVELEHRDCAIDADSAIRLTFGELKRTSATMASHLRENTRVGICMHPSIELMVTLVGVVRRGIPYVALDPNLPPERLAHIVRDSGVDVVIGDGRTTFPDGAVPFRSFAAIAHAPDAPWEGRNDVREEDVFCILYTSGSSGTPKSVPIPHRAVLNRLHWQWADFPLHPRADVGSLKTSLGFVDSIAELWAPLLKGVPLVAIPKHILLDPGRMVEALNRFRMTTAVLIPSLLRRLIDHIAVSGERPTTLRHVVASGEVLPRDLCHDFFRVFGDGGCILSNYYGTSEVMGDVVTQSFRSMSDVDRYGDGERVAIGRPIDNTTLILENIDEHGIGEMTFSGPSVASGESFRTGDRAKVVGKGVLVYWGRADGQVKIAGSRLELGEVEAVLRNRCACKDPVVLFDGEKVVAFLADDEPHLDPDSLARWLPSHAIPRVVRLGMLPRLAGSGKADRRRLLEIHALMEALVEAGIDIGSIDGALHSDFFSLGGTSLNVISTISKLRRHSFDVSVDSFLRATKLEDVVAAMRPRGTASTMLREPSQPRSEGLSMVAGHDLDMKSAVHLLTTSFVEEESLMVLLHGGDPERKAICWLDTERLFTDIWPYAMHESLSFGIERNGQLVGLCLNLDDEHLPAEMPELRLVGMIVNFLAEAEGPAMARLRARGIRTILHGFAVAVDRSHVTNPSQRVAMMLFLERALLEIAKEKGYQAVVTTNTNPLTQDMAEHVLGYDVESVVDHLADWVDAAQGGCRPFAAAPPTQSVKVAVKYS, encoded by the coding sequence GTGCTTATCCTCAAAGGTCCCTCGCGCTCGTTGCCGCCGGGAATTCGAAGCGTTCGCGATCTTCTCGACGCGCTCTTCGCCGACGTGGAGCTCGAACATCGAGATTGCGCCATCGATGCCGATTCCGCCATTCGACTCACCTTTGGTGAGTTGAAGCGCACGAGCGCCACGATGGCCTCCCATCTTCGCGAAAACACGCGGGTTGGCATCTGCATGCATCCATCGATCGAGTTGATGGTTACGCTCGTCGGGGTCGTGCGACGCGGCATTCCGTACGTTGCCCTGGATCCGAATCTCCCGCCGGAGCGCCTCGCGCACATCGTTCGCGATAGCGGTGTCGACGTGGTCATTGGGGACGGCCGCACGACCTTCCCGGACGGAGCCGTACCTTTTCGATCGTTCGCGGCGATCGCCCACGCGCCCGACGCACCATGGGAGGGGCGAAACGACGTTCGCGAGGAAGATGTATTCTGCATCTTGTACACGTCGGGTAGCTCGGGAACGCCGAAGAGCGTGCCGATTCCGCACCGTGCGGTGTTGAATCGGCTTCACTGGCAGTGGGCGGACTTTCCCCTGCATCCGCGCGCCGACGTCGGCAGCCTGAAAACCTCGCTCGGCTTCGTCGACTCCATCGCCGAGCTGTGGGCACCCTTGTTGAAGGGGGTTCCGTTGGTCGCCATTCCGAAACACATCCTGCTGGACCCCGGAAGGATGGTGGAAGCGCTGAATCGATTCCGAATGACGACCGCGGTGTTGATTCCGTCGTTGCTTCGTCGCTTGATCGACCATATCGCCGTATCGGGCGAAAGGCCGACGACCTTGAGGCATGTCGTCGCCAGCGGCGAAGTTTTGCCGCGTGATCTATGCCACGACTTTTTCCGCGTCTTCGGTGACGGTGGTTGCATCCTGAGCAATTATTACGGCACCAGCGAGGTCATGGGGGACGTCGTCACCCAATCCTTTCGCAGCATGAGTGACGTCGATCGATACGGCGACGGTGAGCGCGTCGCCATCGGGCGGCCCATCGACAACACGACCCTGATTCTCGAAAACATCGACGAGCATGGCATCGGAGAAATGACCTTTTCCGGACCGAGCGTCGCATCCGGCGAGTCTTTCCGAACCGGCGACCGAGCCAAGGTCGTTGGCAAAGGGGTTCTGGTGTATTGGGGCCGCGCGGACGGGCAGGTCAAGATTGCCGGCAGCCGCCTCGAGCTGGGCGAGGTGGAAGCCGTCTTGAGAAACCGTTGTGCATGCAAGGACCCAGTGGTTCTATTCGACGGAGAGAAGGTCGTGGCGTTTCTGGCCGACGACGAGCCTCATCTCGATCCCGACAGCCTGGCGAGGTGGCTTCCTTCGCACGCCATTCCGCGCGTGGTTCGGCTCGGAATGCTGCCACGGTTGGCCGGCTCCGGAAAGGCGGACCGACGACGCCTGCTCGAGATCCATGCCCTGATGGAGGCCCTGGTCGAGGCGGGGATCGACATCGGCTCGATCGACGGCGCATTGCACAGCGATTTCTTCTCCCTTGGCGGGACCTCGCTCAACGTCATTTCGACGATTAGCAAGTTGCGGCGCCACTCCTTCGACGTCTCCGTCGATTCGTTCTTGCGGGCTACGAAGCTGGAGGACGTGGTCGCCGCCATGCGCCCGCGCGGCACGGCCTCCACGATGTTGCGCGAGCCGAGCCAACCCCGCAGCGAAGGCCTGTCGATGGTTGCGGGGCACGACTTGGACATGAAATCGGCGGTCCATCTTCTGACGACCAGCTTCGTCGAGGAGGAGTCGCTGATGGTGTTGCTGCACGGCGGCGATCCGGAGCGCAAAGCGATTTGCTGGCTCGATACGGAAAGGCTGTTCACCGACATTTGGCCGTACGCGATGCACGAGAGTCTATCGTTCGGAATTGAACGAAATGGCCAATTGGTCGGACTCTGCCTCAACCTCGACGACGAGCATCTGCCGGCGGAGATGCCCGAGCTACGGCTCGTCGGCATGATCGTGAACTTTCTGGCCGAGGCCGAGGGGCCGGCCATGGCGCGGCTGCGCGCGCGCGGGATCCGAACGATTCTCCACGGGTTTGCCGTGGCGGTGGATCGAAGCCACGTGACGAATCCGTCGCAGCGCGTGGCGATGATGCTCTTCTTGGAGCGAGCACTCCTGGAAATCGCGAAAGAGAAAGGGTATCAGGCCGTCGTCACGACGAACACGAACCCATTGACCCAAGATATGGCGGAGCACGTACTCGGATATGACGTGGAGTCCGTGGTCGATCATCTCGCGGACTGGGTCGACGCAGCCCAGGGCGGTTGCCGCCCGTTCGCCGCCGCGCCCCCCACGCAATCGGTGAAAGTGGCGGTGAAGTATTCATGA
- a CDS encoding tetratricopeptide repeat protein: MAKESIASQTLTSHARARADRAAKDGRFPAVVVQPGTYVGRYLVLDLIGTGGMGSVYRAYDPKLNRDVAVKLIRVESHTAGETSSRPRLLREAQALAQMHHPHVVGVFDVGEFRERVFFAMELIEGSTMRDLFRRADSDHRTLLHLLDQAGRGLAAAHGAGLVHRDFKPENVLIDGKQRVKVVDFGLARAVDAHEAEGAFVGTPAYMAPEQYMGRNTDARSDQFSFSIVAYEALFGRHPFLNEHGIISMAALCAGKIEVPSRRLDSGYLRVLGRGLSPDPADRYPSLEHLLDELVHVPRRRRRRALAIAAVVCAATGFIGVPAIQKYRAQRCDMAASQALDGIWDGPRRAKVEKVLAGDGNAFGHDVWVRVSAALDGYAEQWTRTSVELCRSTEWWHGEGDAMQKRLSFCLDDRRRALRAVTDVLGAGDRDVSLRAPDMLIQLDSLSTCTNTAALAHSPLPAYDSATSIAVERIRELLARSRALNDAGKDAPSEEAAQQALELARKQNDRGLAAEALYRLSIAQVGTGKLDESETNVVQAVADAESSGHERLLPLVWTQLLMVVGHERGHPNEVEHLVPFTEAMVKRFDPRGPAHYEFLVVLGLLEHGRGRYDRAIERFSAALDVAQRVFGENDARRVRIYLHLANTERLFNQLDKGIVHTQSALRETEALFGLDHPKLVFTLALLAHMLSDQGDAAGTETVAPRALHIVEQVSASDVPNLSNALHQLGMAYLRDAQPAAALPLFRRAYGISGTSPTNAAVSLAMSARAEEALGHLEIARTTFEEAVSANRRLVGPGHPQTLLSGVWLAHLLRTLHREREALQLCTQLLDAGERKLGPHGVFIALVLSCVGEGYEQLGQLPEALAALERAERLLEVEATPPRLEFRAPIHFALARVLWRTGGDRERARRLANEAADNYQHAGRAQARHGAVVQSWLTKVSAQQR, encoded by the coding sequence GTGGCCAAGGAAAGCATTGCCAGCCAAACGCTCACGTCGCACGCCCGAGCTCGGGCGGATCGTGCGGCGAAGGATGGCCGCTTCCCCGCGGTCGTCGTTCAGCCGGGGACCTATGTCGGCCGCTACCTCGTGCTCGACTTGATCGGCACGGGAGGAATGGGCAGCGTCTATCGTGCCTACGATCCAAAGCTCAATCGCGATGTTGCGGTCAAACTCATTCGAGTCGAGAGCCACACGGCCGGTGAAACGTCGTCGCGCCCACGGCTCTTGCGGGAGGCGCAGGCGCTCGCACAAATGCATCACCCGCACGTCGTCGGCGTATTCGACGTCGGCGAGTTTCGTGAGCGGGTATTTTTTGCGATGGAGCTCATCGAGGGCAGTACCATGCGCGACCTGTTCCGCCGCGCGGATTCCGACCATCGCACGTTGCTGCACTTGCTCGATCAGGCGGGTCGCGGGCTCGCGGCCGCGCACGGTGCGGGGCTCGTCCATCGCGACTTCAAGCCCGAAAACGTACTGATCGACGGCAAACAGCGCGTCAAGGTGGTCGACTTCGGACTGGCGCGGGCCGTGGATGCGCACGAGGCCGAAGGCGCATTCGTCGGGACGCCAGCCTACATGGCGCCCGAACAGTACATGGGGCGGAACACGGACGCGCGCAGCGATCAATTCAGCTTTTCCATCGTGGCGTACGAAGCTCTGTTTGGGCGGCACCCCTTCTTGAACGAACATGGCATCATCTCCATGGCGGCTCTCTGCGCGGGGAAAATCGAAGTGCCTAGCCGGAGGTTGGATTCCGGCTACCTACGCGTGCTCGGTCGTGGCCTCTCGCCCGACCCTGCGGATCGGTATCCGTCGCTCGAGCACCTGCTCGATGAATTGGTCCACGTTCCACGACGAAGGCGACGGCGCGCCCTCGCGATAGCTGCGGTCGTGTGTGCGGCGACGGGATTCATTGGAGTGCCGGCCATTCAGAAATATCGCGCGCAACGCTGCGACATGGCAGCATCGCAAGCACTTGACGGTATCTGGGACGGGCCGAGACGCGCCAAGGTCGAGAAGGTGCTCGCCGGCGATGGCAACGCCTTCGGTCATGACGTCTGGGTTCGAGTCTCGGCTGCGCTCGATGGCTACGCGGAGCAATGGACGCGCACGAGCGTAGAACTCTGCCGAAGCACGGAGTGGTGGCATGGCGAAGGTGACGCGATGCAAAAGCGATTATCCTTTTGCCTCGATGATCGCCGCCGCGCATTGCGCGCAGTGACCGACGTGCTCGGGGCCGGCGATCGGGATGTGAGCCTACGCGCGCCCGATATGCTCATACAACTCGATTCGCTATCGACGTGCACGAACACGGCGGCGCTCGCGCATTCCCCGCTACCGGCTTACGATAGCGCGACATCCATCGCCGTCGAGCGTATTCGCGAGCTTCTTGCACGGAGTCGTGCGCTCAACGACGCAGGCAAGGACGCGCCAAGTGAGGAAGCCGCGCAGCAAGCGCTCGAGCTGGCACGCAAGCAGAACGATCGAGGCCTCGCGGCGGAAGCGCTCTATCGACTCAGCATCGCGCAAGTTGGCACGGGAAAATTGGACGAGTCGGAAACGAACGTCGTTCAGGCCGTCGCCGATGCGGAATCGAGTGGCCACGAGCGGCTGTTGCCGCTCGTTTGGACCCAATTGCTCATGGTGGTGGGCCATGAAAGAGGGCACCCGAACGAGGTCGAACATCTCGTTCCGTTCACCGAAGCGATGGTGAAGCGTTTCGATCCTCGAGGGCCGGCTCACTATGAATTTCTCGTCGTCCTTGGTCTCCTCGAGCATGGGCGCGGTCGCTACGATCGAGCGATCGAGCGCTTCAGCGCGGCCCTGGACGTGGCGCAACGCGTATTCGGTGAGAATGACGCACGCCGTGTCCGGATCTACCTGCACCTCGCCAACACGGAGAGGCTTTTCAATCAGCTCGACAAGGGGATAGTGCACACGCAATCTGCCCTGCGCGAGACCGAAGCACTGTTCGGTCTCGACCACCCTAAACTCGTATTTACGCTGGCGCTCCTGGCTCACATGCTGAGCGACCAAGGCGACGCTGCCGGCACGGAAACAGTAGCTCCTCGCGCTTTGCATATCGTCGAACAGGTGTCGGCTTCGGATGTTCCCAATCTGTCGAATGCACTCCATCAATTGGGGATGGCCTATTTGCGGGATGCCCAACCGGCGGCCGCGTTACCTCTGTTTCGTCGCGCGTACGGCATTTCGGGCACGTCTCCCACGAATGCGGCCGTTTCGCTCGCAATGAGCGCTCGCGCCGAAGAGGCGCTCGGGCATCTGGAGATCGCGCGCACCACCTTCGAGGAGGCCGTATCCGCCAATAGGCGATTGGTGGGGCCTGGGCATCCGCAAACGCTCCTATCAGGCGTCTGGCTGGCACACCTGCTGCGCACGCTGCATCGTGAGCGGGAGGCATTGCAGCTCTGCACGCAGCTTCTCGACGCCGGCGAGCGCAAGCTCGGTCCACATGGTGTCTTCATCGCCTTGGTCCTCTCGTGTGTCGGCGAGGGATACGAGCAGCTCGGCCAGCTCCCCGAGGCGCTTGCAGCACTGGAACGAGCCGAGAGGCTTCTCGAGGTCGAAGCGACTCCGCCGCGGTTGGAGTTTCGCGCGCCCATCCACTTCGCCCTCGCACGCGTTCTATGGCGAACGGGGGGTGACCGTGAGCGCGCCCGACGCTTGGCCAACGAAGCTGCCGACAACTACCAGCACGCTGGCCGCGCCCAGGCTCGACACGGTGCGGTCGTA